Proteins encoded by one window of Marixanthomonas sp. SCSIO 43207:
- a CDS encoding geranylgeranylglyceryl/heptaprenylglyceryl phosphate synthase, whose translation MNQLHYQNILSDSLREKKHLAILIDPDKFTISETEIFLQKIPKETTHLFVGGSTDANGYTQETVKALKNHSSLPIILFPGDYTQITKYADAILFLSLLSGRNPEYLIGQQLKAVDKLKEAALEIIPTGYILIDGGNQSAVARVSKTEPLSQKDSLTIVNTALTGQFMGAKLIYLEAGSGAIKPVNSNIISQVKKAINIPLIVGGGIKTEAQKQAAFKAGADMVVMGTAFEAKDE comes from the coding sequence ATGAATCAGCTTCATTATCAAAACATACTTTCAGATAGCTTAAGAGAAAAAAAACACTTGGCAATCCTTATCGACCCTGATAAATTTACAATCTCTGAAACAGAAATATTCCTTCAAAAAATACCAAAGGAAACCACACACTTATTTGTAGGCGGAAGCACAGATGCCAATGGATATACTCAAGAGACGGTAAAAGCCTTAAAAAACCACTCTAGCCTGCCAATAATATTGTTCCCGGGAGATTATACTCAAATAACGAAATATGCAGATGCTATTTTGTTTTTGTCATTATTATCTGGTCGAAATCCAGAATACTTAATAGGGCAACAATTAAAAGCAGTTGATAAGCTTAAAGAAGCTGCGTTAGAAATAATACCCACTGGTTATATCTTAATTGACGGAGGCAATCAATCTGCAGTGGCACGAGTGAGTAAAACAGAGCCGCTTTCTCAAAAAGACTCTTTAACAATAGTAAACACAGCCCTTACCGGTCAATTTATGGGAGCAAAGCTTATTTATCTAGAAGCCGGAAGCGGAGCCATAAAACCTGTTAATTCAAACATCATATCGCAAGTAAAAAAGGCAATTAACATTCCATTAATTGTTGGTGGCGGTATCAAAACCGAAGCGCAAAAACAAGCCGCCTTTAAAGCTGGAGCAGATATGGTGGTTATGGGTACTGCTTTTGAGGCCAAAGATGAATAG
- a CDS encoding transglutaminase domain-containing protein, which translates to MKDKVCLYGKAVIVFSFFWMNVTLVHAQNYEQVDATIQLYPKSFENPEQLSKFISRDFSSEEDKVRAIYSWIVNNIAYEPKEYKQFNYNFKNYRERNQKEEATRKKIIKRTLQKGIAVCEGYAMLFERLCELQGINNYLVRGDTKASFNDIGRAFKKNHMWNIAIIDGKPYLFDPTWGAGKYNGNFIKEPTYFYYKTPPELFFKTHYPAMYEDALIDTVISKEVFSNMPIIIPEALRREDVEKPLNGIISSEDDDGIITFQIRNINPATVSYSFGNKKITIEKIEKVNNLIRFDVPLELGVSTLLIYFDGTPALGYKID; encoded by the coding sequence GTGAAAGATAAGGTGTGTTTATATGGTAAAGCTGTAATTGTTTTTTCATTTTTTTGGATGAATGTAACACTAGTACATGCCCAGAATTATGAGCAAGTAGATGCTACCATTCAATTATATCCTAAAAGTTTTGAAAACCCAGAGCAGCTCTCAAAGTTTATTTCGCGTGATTTTTCTTCAGAAGAAGATAAAGTACGTGCTATATACTCGTGGATTGTAAATAACATCGCTTATGAGCCCAAAGAATACAAACAGTTTAATTATAATTTTAAAAATTATCGTGAGCGTAACCAAAAAGAAGAAGCAACTAGAAAAAAAATAATTAAACGCACCTTGCAAAAGGGTATTGCTGTTTGTGAAGGCTACGCCATGCTTTTTGAGCGATTATGTGAACTACAAGGAATAAACAATTATTTGGTGCGCGGTGATACAAAAGCGAGTTTTAATGATATTGGCAGGGCTTTTAAAAAAAATCATATGTGGAATATTGCAATAATTGATGGAAAACCCTATTTGTTTGACCCCACTTGGGGCGCAGGAAAATACAATGGAAATTTTATTAAAGAACCTACCTATTTTTATTATAAAACACCGCCAGAACTTTTTTTTAAAACACATTACCCGGCGATGTATGAAGATGCTTTGATTGACACAGTGATATCAAAAGAAGTTTTTTCAAATATGCCTATTATTATTCCTGAAGCCTTACGCAGGGAGGATGTAGAAAAACCACTTAACGGAATTATTTCTTCTGAAGATGATGATGGAATAATTACATTTCAAATACGAAATATCAATCCCGCTACCGTTTCATATAGCTTTGGAAATAAGAAAATCACAATAGAAAAAATTGAAAAAGTTAATAACTTAATACGGTTTGATGTGCCATTAGAGTTGGGCGTTTCAACACTTTTGATATATTTTGACGGTACACCGGCTTTGGGTTATAAAATTGATTAA
- a CDS encoding cyclase family protein, with translation MRATFTFQGTKKTVDLSKPLDISIPLRASLKNPEAWYLQPPIIKPVQDGDWIAKVSEGASVNFNNITFNPHAHGTHTECLGHISEEFFSVQEALQTFFFSAEVISVTPKEEGNDTIITVSDIKKSLQGKSPEAVIIRTLPNASEKKEKHWSNTNWPYLHHEATTYLREKGVQHLLIDLPSVDKEKDDGKLLAHKAFWDVPKKPRYKATITEFIYVPNEIKDGSYLLNLQIASFHNDASPSKPVLYGYL, from the coding sequence TTGCGAGCAACATTTACTTTTCAAGGCACAAAAAAAACGGTTGATCTTTCCAAACCTTTGGATATCTCCATTCCATTACGTGCATCTTTAAAAAACCCAGAAGCTTGGTACTTGCAACCGCCAATAATTAAACCGGTACAAGATGGTGATTGGATAGCAAAAGTAAGCGAAGGTGCATCGGTAAACTTTAATAACATAACTTTTAATCCTCACGCTCACGGAACACACACTGAATGTCTGGGTCATATTTCAGAAGAATTTTTTTCGGTACAAGAGGCTTTGCAAACATTCTTTTTTTCTGCTGAAGTTATTTCGGTAACGCCCAAAGAAGAAGGAAACGATACAATCATTACTGTGAGTGATATAAAAAAGTCTTTACAAGGTAAAAGTCCCGAAGCCGTTATAATTAGAACATTGCCTAATGCTTCAGAAAAAAAAGAAAAACATTGGTCAAATACTAATTGGCCGTATTTACATCACGAGGCAACAACTTATTTGAGAGAGAAAGGAGTGCAGCATTTGTTGATTGATTTACCATCGGTTGATAAAGAAAAGGATGATGGAAAGTTGTTGGCGCATAAGGCATTTTGGGACGTTCCTAAAAAACCGAGATATAAAGCCACAATTACTGAGTTTATCTATGTTCCTAATGAGATAAAAGACGGAAGTTATTTACTCAATTTACAAATAGCATCTTTTCATAACGATGCGTCACCAAGCAAACCTGTTTTATATGGTTATCTCTAA
- a CDS encoding DUF4230 domain-containing protein, which produces MELLFIGLAVGAVVAYFIFSWFVGSRKKEKVHSQSVVLMERIRSVCKFITVEGDFSEIYHYENVKDKWLNVFLGKKKALVLIEAKAHVGFDLTKIKMDADTKNKVITLTNFPQPELMTIETDFKYYDKREGWANPFTSSDLTDINREAKQHIVDKVPSSGLFLEASNQAMETIKLMEKLVETINWKLDYSALESDHTAQEKISETSER; this is translated from the coding sequence ATGGAATTACTTTTTATAGGTCTCGCCGTAGGTGCGGTAGTAGCATATTTTATTTTTTCTTGGTTTGTAGGATCACGTAAGAAAGAAAAAGTGCATTCACAATCTGTTGTGTTAATGGAGCGCATTCGTAGTGTATGTAAGTTTATTACAGTTGAAGGTGACTTTTCTGAAATTTACCACTATGAAAACGTAAAAGATAAATGGCTTAATGTGTTCTTAGGCAAGAAAAAAGCTCTTGTTTTAATTGAAGCAAAAGCTCACGTAGGTTTTGATCTTACAAAAATAAAAATGGATGCAGATACCAAAAACAAAGTGATTACGCTCACCAATTTTCCGCAACCGGAATTAATGACTATTGAAACCGATTTTAAGTATTATGATAAAAGAGAAGGTTGGGCAAATCCATTTACTTCTTCAGATTTAACAGATATTAATCGGGAGGCTAAACAGCATATTGTAGATAAAGTACCAAGTAGCGGTTTGTTTCTTGAAGCTTCTAATCAAGCGATGGAAACTATAAAATTGATGGAAAAATTGGTAGAAACAATCAACTGGAAGTTGGATTACTCAGCTTTGGAAAGTGATCATACAGCGCAAGAAAAAATTTCAGAAACGAGTGAAAGATAA
- the hemW gene encoding radical SAM family heme chaperone HemW — translation MSGIYIHIPFCKQACHYCDFHFSTSVKKKGTMVQALCDELLLRKNELSETVATIYFGGGTPSLLSSEEINAIFKTLFAHFNIAPHAEITLEANPDDLTKERIEMFARTPINRLSIGVQSFFEQDLTLMNRAHNEKEALRCIEEAKEHFQNISIDLIYGIPGMTNERWKQNLQTAISLNIPHLSCYALTVEPKTALKKFIEKGIVAPVEDAVAEIHYKTLLEETEKAGFENYEFSNFGKPGYHSQNNTAYWQGKSYLGIGPSAHGFNGKTRSWNIANNVKYIKSISSGELPQEQETLSIKDRYNEYIMTGLRTKWGVSLNKIENSFGKNYKEYALKQASPYLQKELLVLESNTLKVTKKGKFLSDGIASDLFSID, via the coding sequence TTGAGCGGTATTTATATTCACATTCCTTTTTGTAAACAAGCTTGTCACTATTGTGATTTTCACTTTTCTACTTCAGTAAAGAAAAAAGGAACGATGGTACAAGCATTGTGTGATGAATTGTTGCTTCGGAAAAATGAACTTTCTGAAACAGTAGCCACTATTTACTTTGGAGGAGGAACTCCCTCATTGCTTTCTTCCGAAGAAATCAACGCAATTTTCAAAACATTGTTTGCGCATTTTAATATAGCACCACACGCCGAAATCACACTAGAAGCAAATCCGGACGATTTAACCAAAGAACGAATTGAAATGTTTGCAAGAACTCCAATCAATCGGTTAAGTATAGGTGTACAATCCTTTTTTGAGCAAGATTTAACCCTAATGAATCGAGCACATAATGAAAAAGAAGCTCTTCGTTGTATTGAAGAAGCAAAAGAACATTTTCAAAACATAAGTATCGATCTTATTTATGGCATTCCGGGAATGACGAACGAGCGTTGGAAACAAAATTTACAAACTGCCATTTCCTTAAACATTCCGCATCTTTCTTGTTATGCCTTAACTGTTGAGCCAAAAACTGCTTTAAAAAAGTTTATTGAAAAAGGGATTGTTGCGCCTGTTGAAGATGCAGTTGCCGAAATACACTACAAAACATTACTTGAAGAAACTGAAAAAGCCGGATTTGAAAACTATGAATTTTCAAACTTCGGTAAACCGGGCTATCATTCGCAAAATAATACGGCTTATTGGCAAGGAAAATCTTATCTAGGTATTGGTCCGTCGGCTCACGGTTTTAACGGTAAAACCCGAAGTTGGAACATAGCTAATAATGTCAAATACATTAAATCTATATCAAGCGGCGAGTTGCCGCAAGAACAAGAAACACTTTCAATCAAGGATCGATATAATGAATATATTATGACGGGTTTGCGAACCAAATGGGGCGTTTCACTTAACAAAATAGAAAACTCTTTTGGAAAAAACTATAAAGAATATGCTTTAAAACAAGCTTCGCCTTACTTACAAAAAGAGCTACTTGTTTTAGAATCAAATACACTAAAGGTTACCAAAAAGGGAAAATTTTTAAGTGATGGTATAGCATCAGATTTGTTTTCAATAGATTAA
- a CDS encoding MmcQ/YjbR family DNA-binding protein encodes MNIEAFRDYCLTKKGVTESFPFDEQTLVFKVMGKMFALCGLERNPLAINLKCDPEWAVELREEYDGLIIAGYHMSKKHWNTVQLEANIPNELIIKLIDHSYDLVVKGLTKKIQMELKEL; translated from the coding sequence ATGAATATTGAAGCCTTTAGAGATTATTGCTTAACAAAAAAAGGAGTGACAGAATCTTTCCCTTTTGATGAACAAACATTAGTTTTTAAAGTAATGGGAAAAATGTTTGCCCTTTGTGGGTTGGAAAGAAATCCGCTTGCTATTAACCTAAAATGTGATCCAGAATGGGCCGTTGAGTTAAGAGAAGAATATGATGGTCTTATAATAGCAGGTTATCATATGAGTAAAAAACATTGGAACACCGTTCAACTAGAAGCAAATATTCCTAATGAGTTAATTATAAAATTAATTGATCATTCATACGATTTGGTTGTAAAAGGATTGACAAAAAAAATACAGATGGAATTGAAAGAATTATGA